The genomic stretch ATTCCCACAAGTACTGCTTGAATTACTTTTAAAAGTTGGTTAATTTGTTGAATTGTTTGAGCTGAAGTTTGAATAGAAAAATCTTCTTTATTCTCTTTAACTCCTCGATATTTTCGTAATTCTTTTTTAATTTTTTCAACAACTGTGTTAAGATCTTCTTTTTCTGAAACTTTACCGAAAATTAAATCAATGGTGTCTCCCGTATTAAACATTTCTTTAGCAGTTTTGAAAGGAATTCTAACCATTTGATTATGAACTCCTGTTCCTGATTTTGCTTGAGTTCCAATAACTCCAAATTCAATATTATTTATTAAAACAGTTCGCCCAGGTTCGATTGGTGATTCAAATGAATCTTCTGCAATATTATATCCTACTACAGTTTTATATTTATCATTTGGTTTAAAATTTCTACCAGTTCCAATATCCATAATTCCTAGTGCTTCATAATATTTTACTGCTTCTGAATCAATTGGCATTCCCCACATACTAAGAACTGTCGTTTGATCTTTATACTTAACTTGAACAGTTTTAGCAATAACTCCTCTTGCAAATTCAACTCCTGGAACATTTCTTACAATATCTATTTCTTTTTCAGATAAAGTACTCGCAGCAGCAGAACTACTTAATGGACCAAAAAAAGTTCCTCCTGGAACTATCATAATTCGTGTTTTTCCAATTTGTTCAAATTGAACATTTACTGCATCTTTCATTCCTTGAGATAATGCAATTAATGCAACTACTGCTGCAATTCCTACAAAAATACCTAAAATAGTAAGCCAACTTCTAAGACGGCGTCTAAGAAGATTATTCAGAGAAATAATAAAAAAATCTTTAATCATTTTGAAAATAAAAATTTATGAAAAATTTGACAGTTTATTCTGCCTCAAGTTTTTTACGTTTTTGACGATTTCTCCAGAAACGATAAGCTATGAAAACAACTATGATAATAATAATTGCACCAATAATAAGGCCACTATTATTTGATTTACCCTTTGTTTTTCCTTCATCATGTACTTTGAAAGTCACATCTTTATTCATGGAAAATTCTTGATTACGAATATCTTTAAAGGTTACTTCAACTGGAACTGTAACCATTCTATCTGAACTTAAATTTTTCAAATAAATTTCAAATTCTGAACTTTCATAATCATCAGAATCAATGTTTCCAATATAATCTGCACTGCTAGTTAAGACATCATATTTTTCGGAATCACCAATTGTAACATAAACAAATTTGATATCACTAACTCCTTTATTAATGAAATTAATAATTACATTACCTTTAGAATCTGTTTTAACAATTGAACTACTATCAAAATCAATAATTAGTTCGGGTGGGGCATTAACAATAACTCCAATCAAATCTTCTTTTGAATAAGATGTTTCTTGTTCATCTGAATAAGTTAATTGAATTGGGAGTTTGTATACTCGAGTCATTGCAGTAGGATATGCAATTAAATTATAATCTAATAATACTTCTTGACCGGGTTTTAGAGAAACAATTCTTTTTTGAGCAGAACTACCAATAGGTGCGAAAGGAAGCGCTTCATAATACGCATCTGCTTGAGTTGTGGTTACACGATCAAGAGTTGCATAAAATAAATCTAAATCAATTGTGATATCTTTCATTAACGAATCTGCTAAATTTTTAATTTTAAGTTGAAGACTAAATTCTTGACCTGGAAGAATTTCTTTTGGTTCAGTAATTGCAGATGTAATCATAACCGCAGCATCCACTGATTGAATTCTAACTGCATATGAATCAAGAGTTGACCATTCACCGCCATTAATTCTAAATCTTAATTTGATTTTATTAGTTCCTTCAACCGCATCTTCACTTACGAGTAATTTATAATACAAAATAACTTTATCATCATCTAACTGTGCGGGACCAAGCGAGCCTAAATTTTTAATAGGATTACTTCCAGGCATTGTAGAAAATGGAAATTCTGGAACAATTTGAAATTCAACATTATCTGCAGATTCTCCACCTAAGTTTTCAACCATCCATCTTAATTCAATATAACTTCCTGGTTCTGCAGGATCTGGATCTTGACTAATCATAGTTGTTTTTAGGTGAGCCCAATTACCAATACTAGTTAAATCAGACATGCTAGTAGCTGAAACAACTGACACTAGTAATAATGCGATGACATAGAATAATATTGATTTTTTCATTTAAACTTCCCCTTTTTAGACTTCGGTTAAATTGTTTGGTTTATTAGTAATAATTATTAATTTTTATTTATTAACTTATTGGTTATTTATGCTATGTTTTAATCATTTTTTCTTTGTTGAAATGATTTCTCCATCTTTTAACATTTCCATTCTGTCTGCTAGTTTACCAACATCTGAATCATGAGTTACAATAATTAATGTTTTACCTTCTTGTCTATTTAGGTCTTTTAGCATTTTCATAACTTCTTTACCAGTTTTTGAATCTAAATTTCCTGTAGGTTCATCTGCTAAAATAATTTCAGGATCATTACAAAGCGCTCTTGCAATTGCAACTCTTTGTTGTTCGCCACCACTTAATTCAGATGGCTTGTGAAACATACGATGTTTGAGTTTTACTAATCCTAATAGTTTTGCTGCACGTTTTTCGCGTTTAGTTTGACTAATTCCTTGAAAAATCATTGGTAAAGTTACATTTTCAAGTGCTGTTAGAGTTGAAATAAGATTGAATTGTTGAAAAATAAACCCAATTGTTTTACCTCTTATTTGGGCAAGATCTGATTCTTCCAAATGAGCAATATTTTGGCCACTCAAAAAAATCTTTCCTTTTGTGGGAATGTCTAAACAACCAACCATATTCATTGTTGTAGATTTTCCACTTCCGCTAGGACCCATGATTGATACAAATTCTCCTTTATTAATATCAAGATTAAGACCTTTAACTGCAGGAACTTCTACTTCACCCATTTTATAAATTTTCCAAACATTTTCTAATCTAATTATTGGCGTTTGCGAGGTTTTAGATTTAGTTTTTGTGACCCTCTTCATAATAAAGATAAAAACAATTTTCTTTTTAAATACTTTTGGGTATTTTAATATGGTTTATTTCATAGAAAATATTATAAATCAAGCATTTATCCTTCTAAATCATGTCTCGAATAAGAAAACACAAAATTGGTAAAGATACATCAACTAAACGGAAACGAAGAAAACTTAGAAAAGAAACAGTCTGGACTATGATTTTTGCAGGGGTATTATTCATATCGGTAGTTGGAATGATGTTTGGTGGAGTTAGTCATAATCCTGATGATTATGTTTACAAACAACAAAAATTTACTAGAACAAATCAAGGTTGGATGACTAATGTTGATGGCGCATCTTTAAGATTTGATTTTTTTCCAGGAGACATAGAACAAATTAACATAAGCTCAGATGTTTTTGAAACATTAAAATCAAAAAAAGTTATTTGGTTAACATTTAATCCTGCAACAAAAGATTTGCAAACCATGGAATTAACTAGATTTGAACTTGGAAATTTATTTTCAACTCATCTTGGAACTTACATTAGTGGTGGAATAACTCAAGACAATTTGGATTATTCACTTCCAATAATAAATTGCATAAATGCAACTCCTGAAATTCCAGTTATATTACTTGAAACTGCGAATCAATCAAGTGTCGAAAAAATAGGGGATTGCATACAGATTAAAGGAACAAGTAATGGGATAATTGCAATCAAAGATAGAATCGCATATCAAATGCTTGGAATTATGGAATAAATTTTAAAAAATGGTTACTCAAAAAAATAAAAATGCAAAGAAAAAAACTTCTAAACCTGTTAAGGTTGAAGATGCAGCTAAAAAAAAACCATTAGTTAAAACTCGCGAGAAAAAAAGTTTTAAACCTGAGGACGAATTAGAAAAAATTGATTCTAAAAAAGAAACTCGTAAACTCATGGTTGTATTAAGCATATTAGTATTATGTTTTGTGGCATTTGTGGTAATAAGAATTGCATCTGTCGAAGATCCAGTTATAAAAACAATAGATGATTTACATGCTGAAAATTTGCGTGGAGAACTTGATTTGGAATTAGGTTATATGTATGAAGGATATAGTTTCGTAAATTTTGAAGGTATGTGGTATACTCAAGCAAAACTTGGAAACACTATTTATGATTTAGTGTTTAATCACGGACCTAAAGAGTTAGAGCACATAACTGTAGAAGGAGAACTTGACTCAACATTTTTTGATGATCATAAATTTGCAATCACATTTGATTCGAACGCGACTAACTTAAAACATATTGCAGTTGCTAATGGTGGGTTTAGTATCAGTCTTACGAAAGCATTCGGTTATTCGTTAGAAGCTGGCTGTACTACTCATGATGATTTAGGATGTCAATCAAAACCTGCAATTAATTGTGGTGACGAAAATCGATCTGTAATTTATTTTAAAGATGCGACACCTACAAAAATAATTTATTCAGGAAAATGCATTACATTACAAGGACAGAATGATGAAATTGTAAAGGCTAAGGATAAATTATTGATGCGATGGTATAAATTAAATGATTGATTTTTCTATTTTTTTTTGAATTTTTTTGTTAGTATATTTTATTTAGAATTTTTTAGAAACGTTTTTAAATATTGGTTTCTTTAAGTGTATTAAAAGAGGTGTGTTTAGTATGTTAGATTTGTCAGAACTAGTACCATTAACTGAAGAATTATTTTATATTCTACTTTTTGTAATAATTGTGATTGGAATTAGTATTATACTTTTATTATATTTAAGACGAAAAAAAATCGAACGAAACTTAGCTGATAATTTAAAATCTGACAAAACTAATGTTTCATCGTCAATTTCTCAACCTGAATTAGATACTGCGTCCAAGCAGGAAATTGTTTCAGTTACAAAATCAAATAAAATTAATTTAAACAAATTAGAGATATTAATTTATGAATTAATGACTGAAGGTAATAGTCGAGAAGATATAAAACAACAGCTTTCATATGAGTGGTCTGAAAAAAATATTGAGACAATATTTGTTAGATTAGACTCTACCATTGCAGTTGCTAAAAAATTATTCGGAGTGGGAAAACTTGATTTTGAAGTTAAACAAAAATTAATCGTGCAAGGAAACAAACCTGAATTAGTTGGAGCAACGTTTTCACAATTGAATGTTGAAAAGTCTAGTTCTGATTCGGATATGCCTAAAAACACCATAATAAAACCGCTAGTTGTTAAAGTTGCAAAAATTGCGGAAAGAATAAAACAAGGACATGTAAATCGTGCACAGTCCGAAGAAGAGTTAATTAAACTTGTTGAACAAGATTTAAATGTGAAAAATGAAGTTAAATTGGTTTTTAATACAATTAAGCTGTTAAAGCAAAAAGGTTTAACAAAGAATCAATTAAGAGAACTTTTGGTGCGTCAAGAATGGTCAAAAGAAAGTGCTGATAAGTTGTTATATTGGGAGTTTTGAGATTAAACAAATTTAAGTATTAAGTTTAAACCATGTATGATCTAACTTTAATATTAATTTGGGCTGCAGACTTGTTTATTATTAATTAAAATAATCAAAAGGTTTTTATATATTATAAAATAATTTTAATATAAAATGAAAAGAGGTAGTTTTATTTTAGTTCTATTAAGTATATTATTTGTTTTAGCGTCAGCAAGTGTTATTGCTATTAGTAGTTCTTCAAGTTCAACATCTGAATGGACTATGTTTGGACGAGATTCATATCATGCAAGTTATTATCCCGCAATGTTTAATTTAACAAAATTAGATTTGATGTGGAATTATTCTACTGGTTCTTCAGTTATTTCTAGTCCTGCAATAAAAAATGATATGTTATATGTGGGAAGTTTAGATAATAAATTTTACGCAATTAATGTTTCCGATGGACAACAAATTTGGAACTATACTTCAGGTGGAGAAATTTGGTCAAGTCCTGCAATTGCAGGAGATATTATTTATTTTGGGAGTGCAGATAACAAACTATATGCGCTAAATACAACTAATGGTGATGAGATTTGGAATTATTCCGCATTAGGTGCAATTTATTCATCTCCAGTAGTTTATGGTGATTTAATTTATTTTGGCGCTCGCGATTATCGGATGTATGGACTATATTTAAACGGTTCAAGAAATTGGCGGAATTCAGTTTCAGGATCATATATTGATTCATCTCCAATTGCGACATCTACAGGATTATACGCTTGTGCATATAATAAATTACATAAACTTAATTTAGGCACGGGAAGTTCTGAATGGGGGAGTCCACCTTCTGTAACCTGTGGATATGAATTAGGATCTAGTCCAGTATATTATGGTTCGCAAGATAGGATATTTGTTGGAAGTTCTTCAGGGGGAACATATTCTTATGATTATTTTAGTGCTAGTCCTGCCCAAACTTGGTCTACTGGAGTAACCAAATCTTCTCCAAGTATTAAAGCTAGTTACATATATGTTTCAGGCGGAACAACGGTATATTCCTATTTTTATTCAGATCCAAATCCTACTTGGCAAACAGATATAGGTTCTTCTGTTGTTGGAAATATTGCATTAACAAGTAATTTATTATTTGTTGGAACTACTGATGGATATGTTCATGCACTAAATATTACTAATGGGGATACGGTTTGGAATTATTCTATTGGTTCAAGTATTAATTCATCTCCAGTTATTGCAGATGATACATTATATGTTGGAGCAGATAATGGTAAAATTTATGCATTCAAAGCAGGTTATTACGTTGATCCAACTGCGCCAATTATTAGTGAATTAATAAATACAACAACTAACGATACTGCAACAATAAACTTCAGTACTGATGATTTAACCAACGCAACGATTAAATATGGACTTGATATTCAACTTGATTTAGGTGTTGTTGTTGAAGAATCATTTTTAAATATTCAAAATATTGTTATTCTTAATTTAATTAATTCAACATTATATCATTACAAGATTACGAGTTGTAATGATGATGGACTTTGCACTAATTCAAGTATTTATAATTTTACTACTCAAGAAAATGAACCTCCAACATATTCTGCTAACATAACTGATCCAAGCAATGAAGTTGGCGATGTGCAGACCAATACCACTTTTATTTTTAACATAACTAACAATGGTACTGCAACAGGAGTTAATTATACATTTTCAGCATTAAATATTGGTGGGGCGGATGTTTCAGAACTTAATAAAACTTCAGCAATCATAAATTCTGGTGAGTCAACATTAGTTTCATTAAAAACTGGATCTTTAACCGAAGGGTTTTTTTACTTTAATTTTACAGTTACTAGTTCTGATAACAGTTCAATAAATGAAACAATACAAGTACTACTAACTGTCAAAGCAGTTCCTGGGATGGTTATTGATTCTTCAGGAAGTTATGATTTAAGTCAGGATGTTTTAAGCGAAGGAGTCGGAGTTCAAATACTTTCAAGCGATGTTATTTTAGATTGTCAAAATAATCAAATTAATTATAGTAATTCTGTATTTAATACGAATTATTTTGGTATTGAAATAGAAGAAGGTCTAGATAATATCACAATACAAAATTGCGTAATAAATCAAATGAATGAAAGTAATTCTAATGCGGATGGAATTGTTATTATGTCTGATGATGTAATTATAATTAATAATAGTATTTTTGTTTCTGGTTCTAATGGAATTGTTTTGGATGATTTTGTTTCAGAAACAATAATTTCAAATAATCAAATTAATAATACTGGAGATATTTCGGGATATGGAATTGAATTAAATTCCCAAAATCAAAATAATTCATTAATTAATAATAATATTTCGAGATTTACTAATGCGTTTAAAGTAAGTTCTCCTGCTGATAAAAATTTTCTTAAATATTTTACGGAGTATGCAGCTATTGAGTGGAATCAAACTGATATTACTATTGTTGGCGATTTTATTTTAAATGAAGATTTGATTTTAGATAATAATAACATAACTTTTTTTAAAGATGAAAATAAAATAAATTTAAATTCATCTTCAATATTATCTTTATATAATTTGAATTATCCAACTGCGCCACAATTTTTTAGGGATGGAGTTGATTGTGGTAGCACTAATGATTGTAATTTAAGTTACTTGGAAAATATTATTTTTGCAAATGTATCATCTACCATGCATTCATTCATAACTGGATTTGGGTGCTCCGAATTAACTTCAAATTTAACATTAACTAATGATGTTTCATCCAATAACACTTGTTTTAACATTCAAACGGAAGGAGTTGTATTAGATTGTGCTAATCATACCATAATTTATTCTAATGATGGAGGGTTTGGTTATGGAATTAACATAAGTGCATCTAATGTCGAAATTAAAAATTGCAAAATCATAGAAGGTCAAGTTACAGGCACATCAGGAAAATATGGAATTTTTAGTTTAAATTCAGATAATTTAATTTTAGAAAACAATAATATAACCACAGTAAGTATGTATGCGTCTGGAATTAATTTGTTAAGTTCAGGACATAATCTAGTTTTTGCAAACGCTATTAATACTTCTGGAAGTAACGCAATTGGTGTAATTTCTTCATCTGCTCAAGATATCAATAATACTATTAATTACAACACAATTATTACTAGTGGATCTTTTGCATATCCAATTTTAGTTGAAGCACCAAATAATATTATTGAACATAATGTGTTAATATCAACAGGTGCAAATTCTCACGCGATTTGTGAATTTAATTCAGGAGTCAATTCAGATGATTTGTTAATAAATAATAATTCGATCTTTACTTCAAATTCAGGGTATGGAATATATTTATCTAAAATGTCAACTGAAAATGTAATTATAACTGATAATGTGATAGAAACTAATTATTCTTTAGCAAATGGAATTCATCTTAAAGGAGGGAGTAATTCAGTCAATAATCAAGTGGATAATAATACTATTAATATTTATGGAACAAATTCGATTGCTATTTTTGGAGATTTTAGATACACAAATATTTCAAATAATGTCATAAATTCTGCTGCCACAATTTCTACAGGTATTAAATTAGATAGTGATTCTGATTTTAATAATATTTGGTTTAATGAAATAAATTTAACTCAAGCATCCTCCACAGGAATTAATGTATACTTTTCAGATGGTAATTTAATTAATCAAAATAATCTAATTATTCCCGGATCTAATTCGTATGGTATTTATCTTTTTTCTGCGCAAAAAAATTCGCTTGAAAATAATTTAATTGAAACTACTAGTTTTTCAATATATGATAATTATGCTGGATATTATAATATTGTATTATTTAATAATTCTTTTGCTCAAATTTTTGTGAATAAAACAAATTTAACTACTCAGTTAAATCTTTCTCAAAATACAATTTATCTTGAACAAGGGAATTTAGGAATTATTGATAGTGATAAAATGCAGCAATTAAATGGTTCTGCCACAATACAATTAAGAAATCTAACTGAGTTTAATGAAACTCCTTTGTTTTTAAAAAATGGCGAGGTTTGTGATGATATTAATATGTGCAATATTTCTTGGAATAATGATTCTAAAATTTTAACTGCTAATGTATCTAGTTTTAGTAATTATTCAGTCCCAATTATTATTTCTGCATATGATGGTTGTGACTTTATTATTGATAGTTGTCAAGATTTAGATTCTTTAGGAGTTTATTGTTTAAATGAATCAGTAATTTCTGATTCAACTTGTTTTAATGTTTTGAGTGATAATATTGGATTGAATTGTTTACAAAATAAAATAAATTATTCTATGCAAAATATTCTTGGTTATGGTGTTAATGTTACGGGATATGATAATGTGACTGTTAAAAATTGTATCATAACTGAAAATTCAATTACTCCAAATTATAAGTATGCAATATATTTATCAAATTCCAATAATAATTCAATTGATAATAACTCTATTTTAACAATTGGTCAGTTTTCATATGGATTTAAACTTGAAAGTGTTGATGATTCTATATTTTTGAATAATTTAATTAATTCTTCGGGGAGTTATGGACGAGGAATTGTGCCCTCCTCTTGTGTTAATGATTCTTTTTTTAATAATATAATTTATTCCGCATCTAATTCAGTTATGTCTTCTGGTAGCATATCTAATTTTTTGAATTTTTCAAATAATTATTTTGATAAATTTTTGACGGTAAAAAGTGATAATTTATTCTTTTTTAATAATACTATTAATAATTCAGTAACAGGATTAACCATTTCTGATTCTGAATTTCCAGTTGTTAAAAATAATTCATTTTATCCATCGACTGCGCATTCAACTGCAATAAGTCTTGATGAATCTGCGTTCGGGTTATTTTTAGGTAATAATTTTCATTCTAATTCTGCGCTTAAAATAAGTAGTGCATCGTCACCATCAATTTATTTAAATCACACTTTTTTAGATAATAATCATAACCAAAAAGATATAAAATATGATTTTGGAATGCAGGATCAAATAATTTTAGAAAATCAAAATTTAACTGATATTTATTCTGAGATTTTTTGCGCATACTGTTTAAATGTAACTTATTCAAATATTACTTTTAATTCAGGATCATTTTATTTGTTATATTCAGAAAATTCTCAAATAATAAATTCAGATTTTAACTTTAATAAAACAATGCTTTATTCAATTTATAATATGTTGTTTCAAAAATCATCTAATAATTTAGTTTATAATAATTCAATATATTTGACTGCAGTAGCTTCATCTGCATTTAAACTGGTTGAAGAGTCAGAGAATAATAATTTCACTCAAAATATTTTGCAAACGAATGCTAGTTCTGCAAAATTAATAGATATTGATTCAAGTTCAAGTAACAATAATTTTATTTTTAATACATTTTTGACAAATGCATCATCTACTCAAACTATCTATCTCAAATCTCGCGAAAATTTAATTAGATCAAATAATATTACTACAATTCAAACTACTAGTCCTGGAATTTACGTTTCTAATTGGGATAACTTGGTTGATAATAATTCTATTTTGACTCAAGGAGGGTCGGCTCATGGAGTTTTAATTGGCGACTATGCTTATTATAATAATTTTACAAATAATTCTGTATCTACATTAGGTGATGAATCTTATGGTTTTTATGGTGATTTGGATTCTAATTCGATATATGAAAATAATCAAATTTATACTTTCGGAGTTGACTCTTGGGGAATTTATATTGATTGGAGAAATGCGACTTTAATTAATAATTTAATTAATTCCTCATCAAATTCGATATTTTTAAACCCCATAGATTATTCAGTTTTAATTTATAATAA from Candidatus Woesearchaeota archaeon encodes the following:
- a CDS encoding PQQ-binding-like beta-propeller repeat protein, with product MKRGSFILVLLSILFVLASASVIAISSSSSSTSEWTMFGRDSYHASYYPAMFNLTKLDLMWNYSTGSSVISSPAIKNDMLYVGSLDNKFYAINVSDGQQIWNYTSGGEIWSSPAIAGDIIYFGSADNKLYALNTTNGDEIWNYSALGAIYSSPVVYGDLIYFGARDYRMYGLYLNGSRNWRNSVSGSYIDSSPIATSTGLYACAYNKLHKLNLGTGSSEWGSPPSVTCGYELGSSPVYYGSQDRIFVGSSSGGTYSYDYFSASPAQTWSTGVTKSSPSIKASYIYVSGGTTVYSYFYSDPNPTWQTDIGSSVVGNIALTSNLLFVGTTDGYVHALNITNGDTVWNYSIGSSINSSPVIADDTLYVGADNGKIYAFKAGYYVDPTAPIISELINTTTNDTATINFSTDDLTNATIKYGLDIQLDLGVVVEESFLNIQNIVILNLINSTLYHYKITSCNDDGLCTNSSIYNFTTQENEPPTYSANITDPSNEVGDVQTNTTFIFNITNNGTATGVNYTFSALNIGGADVSELNKTSAIINSGESTLVSLKTGSLTEGFFYFNFTVTSSDNSSINETIQVLLTVKAVPGMVIDSSGSYDLSQDVLSEGVGVQILSSDVILDCQNNQINYSNSVFNTNYFGIEIEEGLDNITIQNCVINQMNESNSNADGIVIMSDDVIIINNSIFVSGSNGIVLDDFVSETIISNNQINNTGDISGYGIELNSQNQNNSLINNNISRFTNAFKVSSPADKNFLKYFTEYAAIEWNQTDITIVGDFILNEDLILDNNNITFFKDENKINLNSSSILSLYNLNYPTAPQFFRDGVDCGSTNDCNLSYLENIIFANVSSTMHSFITGFGCSELTSNLTLTNDVSSNNTCFNIQTEGVVLDCANHTIIYSNDGGFGYGINISASNVEIKNCKIIEGQVTGTSGKYGIFSLNSDNLILENNNITTVSMYASGINLLSSGHNLVFANAINTSGSNAIGVISSSAQDINNTINYNTIITSGSFAYPILVEAPNNIIEHNVLISTGANSHAICEFNSGVNSDDLLINNNSIFTSNSGYGIYLSKMSTENVIITDNVIETNYSLANGIHLKGGSNSVNNQVDNNTINIYGTNSIAIFGDFRYTNISNNVINSAATISTGIKLDSDSDFNNIWFNEINLTQASSTGINVYFSDGNLINQNNLIIPGSNSYGIYLFSAQKNSLENNLIETTSFSIYDNYAGYYNIVLFNNSFAQIFVNKTNLTTQLNLSQNTIYLEQGNLGIIDSDKMQQLNGSATIQLRNLTEFNETPLFLKNGEVCDDINMCNISWNNDSKILTANVSSFSNYSVPIIISAYDGCDFIIDSCQDLDSLGVYCLNESVISDSTCFNVLSDNIGLNCLQNKINYSMQNILGYGVNVTGYDNVTVKNCIITENSITPNYKYAIYLSNSNNNSIDNNSILTIGQFSYGFKLESVDDSIFLNNLINSSGSYGRGIVPSSCVNDSFFNNIIYSASNSVMSSGSISNFLNFSNNYFDKFLTVKSDNLFFFNNTINNSVTGLTISDSEFPVVKNNSFYPSTAHSTAISLDESAFGLFLGNNFHSNSALKISSASSPSIYLNHTFLDNNHNQKDIKYDFGMQDQIILENQNLTDIYSEIFCAYCLNVTYSNITFNSGSFYLLYSENSQIINSDFNFNKTMLYSIYNMLFQKSSNNLVYNNSIYLTAVASSAFKLVEESENNNFTQNILQTNASSAKLIDIDSSSSNNNFIFNTFLTNASSTQTIYLKSRENLIRSNNITTIQTTSPGIYVSNWDNLVDNNSILTQGGSAHGVLIGDYAYYNNFTNNSVSTLGDESYGFYGDLDSNSIYENNQIYTFGVDSWGIYIDWRNATLINNLINSSSNSIFLNPIDYSVLIYNNSNGSIRWNFTDATVEPNLIIGESIFLEQNNLGISSFHNSTWLNTTAEITFHNLPEWINESIELWENNQTRCDNESSCNITYYDGTEGMLIANVSHFSNYTVRGDGAEITIEYDLPSVGSWYLISVPVEVDSLAVTDLFGDLSGSYQVWGWNDGWVL
- a CDS encoding ABC transporter ATP-binding protein; its protein translation is MKRVTKTKSKTSQTPIIRLENVWKIYKMGEVEVPAVKGLNLDINKGEFVSIMGPSGSGKSTTMNMVGCLDIPTKGKIFLSGQNIAHLEESDLAQIRGKTIGFIFQQFNLISTLTALENVTLPMIFQGISQTKREKRAAKLLGLVKLKHRMFHKPSELSGGEQQRVAIARALCNDPEIILADEPTGNLDSKTGKEVMKMLKDLNRQEGKTLIIVTHDSDVGKLADRMEMLKDGEIISTKKK
- a CDS encoding ABC transporter permease, which translates into the protein MIKDFFIISLNNLLRRRLRSWLTILGIFVGIAAVVALIALSQGMKDAVNVQFEQIGKTRIMIVPGGTFFGPLSSSAAASTLSEKEIDIVRNVPGVEFARGVIAKTVQVKYKDQTTVLSMWGMPIDSEAVKYYEALGIMDIGTGRNFKPNDKYKTVVGYNIAEDSFESPIEPGRTVLINNIEFGVIGTQAKSGTGVHNQMVRIPFKTAKEMFNTGDTIDLIFGKVSEKEDLNTVVEKIKKELRKYRGVKENKEDFSIQTSAQTIQQINQLLKVIQAVLVGIAAISLLVGGIGIMNTMYTSVLERTKEVGILKSLGARNSAVMYLFLIESGLLGFVGGVMGVIIGMLLGKTAELAARSFDVTLTPNYSFVLIAGALLFSFSVGALSGVLPAYQASKLHPVDALRKKK